A single region of the Sorghum bicolor cultivar BTx623 chromosome 9, Sorghum_bicolor_NCBIv3, whole genome shotgun sequence genome encodes:
- the LOC110430306 gene encoding GDSL esterase/lipase At1g54790 yields MRFTVLLLGVAALLCLGGGGRAAASTDFNFPAVFNFGDSNSDTGGRVAAGFEAIFPPYGSTFFGGPAGRFCDGRLIIDFLMEAIDMPLLNAYLDSLGTPSFRTGVNFAQAGCSITPAKPTSVSPFSFGLQIKQFFAFKDKVTKLLSKGDMYRKYIPQEDYFSEGLYMFDIGQNDLAGQFYSKTEDQVIASIPTILLEFENGLKKLYDQGARKFWIHNTGPLGCLPQNIALFGKDPSQLDELHCVAKHNRAAKLFNIQLHALCTKLRGEFAGASITYVDIHTIKYNLIANYSRYGFEHATQACCGYGGPPLNYDGNVPCGQTVSVNGKLVTAKGCSDTTEFVNWDGIHYTEAANFHIASQILTGKYSDPPFVDKMPFVLKPRF; encoded by the exons ATGCGTTTCACGGTGCTGCTCCTCGGCGTGGCCGCGCTGCTCTGCCTCGGCGGTGGCGGCCGTGCGGCGGCGTCCACGGACTTCAACTTCCCGGCGGTGTTCAACTTCGGGGACTCCAACTCCGACACCGGCGGCCGCGTGGCCGCCGGCTTCGAGGCCATCTTCCCGCCCTACGGCTCCACCTTCTTCGGCGGTCCCGCCGGCCGCTTCTGCGACGGCCGCCTCATCATCGACTTCCTCA TGGAGGCAATAGATATGCCACTCCTCAATGCGTATTTGGATTCTCTTGGTACACCAAGCTTTCGGACCGGTGTTAATTTTGCTCAAGCTGGATGTTCAATCACACcagcaaagccaacatcagTCAGCCCATTTTCATTTGGTCTCCAGATTAAGCAATTCTTTGCCTTCAAGGATAAAGTTACTAAGCTCCTGTCTAAAG GAGATATGTACAGGAAATATATTCCTCAGGAAGATTACTTTTCAGAGGGACTCTACATGTTTGATATTGGGCAAAATGATCTTGCTGGTCAATTCTATTCAAAAACAGAGGACCAAGTCATTGCATCCATTCCAACTATTTTGTTGGAATTTGAAAATGGTCTCAAG AAACTATATGACCAAGGTGCTAGGAAATTCTGGATTCACAACACAGGTCCCCTCGGCTGCTTACCTCAAAACATAGCCTTGTTTGGCAAAGACCCATCCCAATTGGATGAGCTTCACTGTGTAGCAAAGCACAACCGTGCTGCAAAACTTTTCAACATCCAGCTGCATGCGCTTTGCACAAAGTTGAGAGGAGAATTCGCTGGAGCCAGCATAACTTATGTGGACATCCACACAATCAAATACAACCTGATCGCCAACTACTCTCGATATG GGTTCGAGCATGCCACTCAAGCATGCTGTGGATATGGAGGTCCACCCCTGAACTATGATGGTAACGTACCATGTGGACAGACAGTGTCTGTGAATGGTAAGCTGGTAACTGCAAAAGGGTGCAGTGACACTACTGAATTCGTCAATTGGGATGGAATACACTACACAGAAGCTGCAAACTTCCATATTGCATCGCAGATCCTGACCGGGAAATACTCTGATCCTCCGTTTGTGGATAAGATGCCATTCGTCCTAAAACCTAGATTCTGA
- the LOC8076876 gene encoding UPF0603 protein Os05g0401100, chloroplastic — METLLSPSTLFTPSLRGSRRPSLTASVSSRSTVVVSCALRRPQAAGAAVAATTSSSNGDGGIDVVGRSWMSFLHHGLAAAALSLAISLAPAPAPAVASEFDVLNDGPPVDSYVVDDAGVLSRVTKSDVKRLARDLEARKNIRLNFITVRKLTSKADAFEYADQVLEKWYPTIEEGNNKGIVVLVTSQKEGAVTGGPAFIQAVGDQILDATVSENLPVLATDEKYNEAIFSTARRLAAAIEGLPDTGGPSFKENKRESNFKTKEETEEKRGQFTLVVGGLLVIAFVVPMAQYYAYISKK, encoded by the exons ATGGAGACCCTCCTCTCCCCCTCCACATTGTTCACGCCATCACTCCGTGGCTCTAGGAGACCGTCTCTGACCGCTAGCGTCTCGTCCAGGTCCACCGTCGTCGTCTCCTGCGCGCTCAGGAGGCCAcaggccgccggcgccgccgtcgctgccaccacctcctcctccaatggAGACGGCGGCATCGACGTCGTCGGCAGGAGCTGGATGTCGTTCCTGCACCACGGCCTGGCGGCGGCCGCGCTGTCGCTCGCCATCAGCCTGGCCCCGGCGCCCGCGCCGGCGGTGGCGTCGGAGTTCGACGTGCTGAACGACGGGCCCCCCGTGGACTCGTACGTGGTGGACGACGCCGGCGTGCTGAGCCGCGTCACCAAGTCCGACGTCAAGCGGCTGGCCCGCGACCTCGAGGCCCGCAAGAACATCCGCCTCAACTTCATCACCGTCCGCAAGCTCACG AGCAAAGCTGACGCGTTCGAGTACGCGGACCAAGTCCTGGAGAAGTGGTACCCCACGATTGAGGAGGGCAACAACAAGGGCATCGTCGTGCTCGTCACCAGCCAGAAGGAGGGCGCCGTCACCGGAGGCCCCGCCTTCATCCAGGCCGTCGGCGACCAGATTCTCGACGCCACCGTGTCTGAGAACCTTCCAG TGCTCGCGACCGACGAGAAGTACAACGAGGCGATCTTCAGCACGGCGAGGCGGCTGGCGGCGGCGATCGAAGGGCTGCCGGACACGGGTGGCCCGTCGTTCAAGGAGAACAAGCGTGAGTCCAACTTCAAGACCAAGGAGGAGACGGAGGAGAAGCGCGGGCAGTTCACGCTCGTCGTCGGCGGCCTGCTCGTCATCGCCTTCGTCGTGCCCATGGCGCAGTACTACGCCTACATTTCCAAGAAGTGA
- the LOC8085103 gene encoding uncharacterized protein LOC8085103: MAPAALLPLAPLPHHPNPPRRPLCRCGASRRGFTVHTAIAIASASASASVSAPTAAAEATSPSPPPSPPTQTPSSNPGSPVLGGIANTRSWSQYYGSGFSIRVPPSFDDILEPEEYNAGMTYYGDKAKPRAYAARFASPDRDELISVVIKPSNQLKITFLEAKDITDLGTLKEASKIFVPAGAKVFSARTIRVKEEEDIRTYYFYEFSLDKQHVAVMATVNSGKTYIAGATAPEMKWGDDGVKLRSAAVSLSVS; encoded by the exons ATGGCCCCCGCCGCGCTCCTCCCGCTCGCCCCATTGCCGCATCACCCGAACCCACCACGGCGACCTCTGTGCCGCTGCGGGGCCTCGCGCCGCGGCTTCACCGTCCACACCGCCATCGCCATTGCCtcggcctccgcctccgcctccgtctCCGCCCCCACCGCGGCCGCGGAGGCGACGTCACCATCTCCGCCCCCCTCGCCGCCAACGCAAACGCCTTCCTCTAACCCGGGATCCCCGGTGCTGGGCGGCATCGCGAACACGAGGTCCTGGTCGCAGTACTACGGCAGCGGCTTCTCCATCCGCGTGCCTCCGTCCTTCGACGACATCCTCGAGCCCGAG GAGTACAACGCCGGGATGACATACTACGGCGACAAGGCCAAGCCCCGGGCGTACGCGGCCCGCTTCGCGTCTCCAGATAG GGATGAGCTCATAAGTGTGGTGATTAAGCCGTCAAATCAGCTCAAGATCACATTCCTAGAG GCAAAAGATATAACTGATTTGGGAACTCTAAAGGAGGCATCCAAGATATTTGTACCTG cTGGTGCAAAAGTATTCTCAGCTCGAACAATTAGAGTTAAGGAAGAGGAGGATATTAG GACATATTACTTCTATGAATTCAGTCTGGACAAGCAACACGTTGCTGTGATGGCTACCGTGAATAGTGGGAAG ACGTACATTGCCGGCGCTACTGCTCCAGAGATGAAATGGGGTGACGACGGCGTGAAGTTGCGTTCGGCTGCCGTATCTCTATCCGTTTCATGA
- the LOC8076877 gene encoding uncharacterized protein LOC8076877 gives MTTAAGMPGSSPVGSAAAAAGGPAAPEVAARDAVIGWFRGEFAAANAMIDALCGHLAQIGGGGAEYDPVFAALHRRRANWFPVLHMQKFYPVTDVTAELRRVADARAAAAAAAVAGSCCYSEEATSTVIQEPMEDLPAEAEAEAEPEPELEPEHEQDPVLQDPAPAAEEADGTVIDPAVEYHEQDAEVDSSGDSSERKAPSTEDDTVADGHHTDQGSQGEHSLPESYPICSDHEECIARPERIKIQKGFVAKESVKGHMVNVVKGLKIYEDVFTTSEIVKVADFINEIRQAGRNGELSGETFIFFNKQIKGNKREIIQLGVPLFQPTTEEANCHTEPIPLVLQAVIDHLVLWRLIPESRKPNSVIINFFDEDEHSQPYFKPPHLDNPICTLLLSETTMAFGRSLVTDSNGNYKGPLTLSLKQGSLLVMRGNSADMARHVVCPSSNRRVSITFARVRPSTPVDLSPLPSPTKAMTPWQPQPATGSQVAAPACMTQKPPVSGAIIGYAPTPQAVLAPAAWGMAMRAPVMMVAAAPARPMVMASSGTGGGNISKRMGRSGTGVFLPWTVGPKRYNKHLPPRIQKRRFSAMMSPIEAQG, from the exons ATGACGACGGCGGCCGGCATGCCGGGGTCGTCGCCGGTGggctcggcggcggccgcggctggCGGTCCCGCGGCGCCCGAGGTGGCGGCAAGGGACGCGGTGATCGGGTGGTTCCGCGGCGAGTTCGCCGCGGCCAACGCGATGATCGACGCGCTGTGCGGCCACCTGGCGCagatcggcggcggcggcgccgagtACGACCCCGTCTTCGCCGCGCTCCACCGACGCCGCGCCAACTGGTTCCCCGTCCTCCACATGCAGAAGTTCTACCCCGTCACCGACGTCACCGCCGAGCTGCGCCGCGTCGCGgacgcccgcgccgccgccgcagccgccgccgtcgcgggGTCCTGCTGCTACTCGGAGGAGGCCACGTCCACGGTGATCCAGGAGCCCATGGAAGACCTCCCCGCTGAGGCTGAGGCTGAGGCTGAGCCTGAGCCCGAACTGGAGCCGGAGCACGAGCAGGATCCTGTACTACAGGATCCGGCACCGGCGGCCGAGGAGGCTGACGGCACCGTCATCGACCCCGCCGTGGAGTACCACGAGCAGGACGCGGAGGTGGATTCCTCCGGGGATTCGTCGGAGCGGAAGGCCCCCTCCACGGAAGACGACACCGTAGCAGACGGAC ATCATACTGATCAAGGATCTCAAGGGGAACACAGCCTACCAGAGAGCTATCCCATCTGCTCTGACCACGAGGAGTGCATTGCCCGTCCTGAGAGGATCAAGATCCAGAAAGGTTTCGTGGCCAAGGAATCCGTGAAGGGGCACATG GTTAATGTCGTCAAAGGCTTGAAGATATATGAAGACGTCTTTACAACATCGGAGATCGTGAAAGTTGCAGATTTCATCAATGAAATTCGTCAGGCTGGCAGAAATGGAGAACTTTCAG GTGAGACTTTCATATTCTTCAACAAGCAGATCAAAGGAAACAAGAGGGAGATCATACAGCTCGGTGTCCCGTTATTTCAACCTACCACAGAGGAAGCTAATT GTCACACAGAACCAATCCCCCTTGTCCTGCAGGCTGTCATTGACCACCTTGTTCTTTGGCGTTTAATACCAGAAAGCAGGAAGCCAAACAGTGTCATCATCAACTTCTTCGATGAG GATGAACATTCGCAGCCCTACTTCAAGCCTCCCCatctggacaaccccatttgcACTCTTCTGCTGTCTGAAACTACGATGGCATTTGGCAGGTCACTCGTCACTGACAGCAACGGCAACTACAAGGGACCTCTCACACTCTCACTAAAGCAAGG GTCCCTATTAGTGATGCGTGGGAACAGTGCCGACATGGCGCGCCATGTGGTGTGTCCGTCGTCCAACCGGCGCGTGAGCATCACGTTCGCAAGGGTGAGGCCATCCACGCCGGTGGACCTGAGCCCACTCCCGTCCCCCACCAAGGCTATGACGCCCTGGCAGCCGCAGCCGGCCACTGGCTCCCAGGTGGCGGCGCCCGCGTGCATGACGCAGAAGCCCCCGGTCAGCGGTGCCATCATCGGTTATGCCCCGACACCGCAGGCCGTGCTGGCGCCCGCGGCCTGGGGCATGGCCATGCGCGCGCCCGTCATGATGGTGGCCGCAGCGCCTGCGAGGCCCATGGTGATGGCCTCGTCGGGCACCGGCGGCGGCAACATCAGCAAGCGGATGGGCCGCAGCGGCACCGGCGTGTTCCTGCCGTGGACGGTCGGGCCGAAGCGGTACAACAAGCACCTTCCGCCGCGCATCCAGAAGCGCCGGTTCTCGGCGATGATGTCGCCCATCGAGGCGCAGGGCTGA